The Oleiphilus messinensis DNA segment GGGTTAGGGATGATCAAGGCCAATTGAGCGAATCGCGACTGCGCAGTGTTGCCGCCCATGAAGCCGTGAAAATGTTTGAGATAAAACTCAGTCAGGGCGCCAAACCGGGTAAGGGTGGCATATTGCCGGCGGCGAAAGTGACCCAGGAGATCGCCGATATCCGGGGTATACCGGTCGGACATGCTTCCATCAGCCCGAATGGCCACCCGGAAATCAAATCCGTTGATGATTTGCTGAATATGGTTCATCGAGTACGGGAAATCACCGGCAAGCCAACCGGATTCAAGTTCGTACTGGGTGCGTACGGCTTTCTGGAAACCATGCTGAAGTCTATTCATGAGCGGGGCCTGGAATTCGCTCCGGATTTTATCACCATCGACAGTGCGGATGGTGGCACCGGGGCAGCGCCTCAGAGTCTAATCGACTATGTTGGCCTGCCGATCAAAGAGAGCTTACCTTTGGTCGTCGACAAGCTGATCGAATACGGCCTGCGGGATCGCATCAAAGTGATCTGCTCCGGGAAGCTGATCACACCGGCAAGCGTCGCTTGGGCATTATGTACCGGTGCAGATGCGATTGTATCTGCGCGTGGTTTCATGTTTTCCCTCGGGTGCATTCAGGCTTTGCAATGTAACAAGAACACCTGCCCGACCGGAATTACGACCCATGATCCGGATTTACAGAATGGTCTTGATCCAACCAATAAAGCGGAACGTGTTGCCCAGTATGCCCAGAAAATGGTGCATGAAGTCGGTGTGATTGCCCATAGTTGTGGTGTGCGGGAGCCCCGTGAATTGCGCCGTTATCATGCCCATATTGTGGGTGACAACAGCTTTTCAACCTCCCTGGAATTATTGTTCCCCACCCGTAGTGTCAAGCCGGAATACGATAAACGCAAATGATCGAAAGACAGCGTATCCCGTTCGGAAAATGAAGAGGAGGCAGAGATGGCGTTTCAAGCAATCCCGATATTCAGGATATTTGATGAGCAAAAGGCAAAAGCTTTTTACCTGGATTTTCTGGGCATGACGGTGGATTGGGAGCATCGCTTTGCGCCTGATACACCGCTTTATATGCAAGTATCCAGAGATAATCTGGTTTTGCATTTAAGTGAACACTCGGGAGATTGCACCCCGGGTGGTAAGTTGTTCGTCAATGTCAGTGATCTGGATCCGTTATATCAGGATATAACCGCAAAGCCTTACAAGTACAACAAGCCGGAAATCGAACAAGCCCCCTGGGGCTGCCGGACATTTACGGTTATTGACCCGTTTTGTAATAAAATCCTGTTCAACGAGTCGCTTGCTCCAGCCTAAGATTGGGGCTTTAACAGTTAACGAAATACTTGACTAAACCTACTCATATACAGTAGCTTGTACAGTGTCGTTTTCTCATGGATGGAGGTGATGATCATGGCTGAATTTCTATCGATAGGCGCTGCCGCTTTTCTGCTGGGTGTGGCCGTTTCCACCCTTCGTCGCTGGGAAAAAGAATCACGATTTTTCTCAGATTTTCGTACGCCTGGTGGCCATCGTCGTAAAAATCAACGAGCCATCGCCTAGTGGATACGCCAACCAAAACACTCACCTTTGAAACCCGGCTTGATTTGATTCATGAGCAGGATGCGGCATTGTGTCAATATGCCGAGCTGTGGAATCAAGTGAAGTTTCATTGGTTTGCTAACTTACAAAAGCCTAAAGCCCAGCAATTGAATCGTACCCAGTTTATGCATGAAATGGGGATGCCGTTCAGCTATCGGGTGTTTCAAGGCGTCCAGCAAAGCATTAAAGGCTTAATCCAGTCTTACCAAACCAATCGAAACAACCGACTGGTGACGCTGGACGTTAAAATCAAACAGCTGGAGAAAACGCTCAACAAGCTAGAGAAGCGCTGTGATCATGTTGCAGAGAAAGGCTGCCCGCAACAGGCGAAACAACTTCGCAACAGGTTACGACAGAAGGAAGTGAAACTGCGTCGTTGGCAGCAAAAGCAGACCGCCTTGGTGGCCGAAAAACAGGAAAACAAAACACCGATTTGTTTTGGTGGTCGAAAGCTGCTGAAAGAGCGTCAAGCGTTAGAAACGGGTTCGGCCATTGAAGGCTGGAAACAACGCTGGCACGAAGCACGACACCGCGAATTTCTATTAGTGGGTTCTCATGATGAATCCTGGGGCTGTCAAAATGCCCAGCTATCGCCCAGTGAGCAAGACGATGCTTACCAGCTAAAACTCCTGGTGCCCCATCAATTACGCGCCACGTTCGGCACGACCATTAACATTGATCACCTGCAATTCAAGCATGGTAAGGCGGCTATTGCCCAAGCCGTTTGGCAGAATCAGGTTAAAAAACACGATAAATCAATCAAAGGGCAACCCCTGAGTTTTCGATTTAAGCGAGACAAAAAAGGTTGGCGGTTACTCGTTAGCGTGGAAGTGGCAGGACCAACAGAGCAAGCAGAGTGGATCGATGATGACCAAGGTGTCATCGGTGTAGATGTCAACCCGGACCACTTAGCGGTCGTCGAGCTGGATCGAAACGGTAACCCACTGCAACACCGAACGTTTGACTTACCGCTACACTATAAGAATGATGCTCAACGGGCAGCCATTATTGGGGATGCCGTACGAGACCTGATGGACTTTGCCGCACAGCAAGGCAAAGCGGTGGTGATTGAAAAGCTGGATTTTCAGCAAAAGAAACGGCAATACCAAAAGCAGGATCACCCTCAGTATGCCCGGATGTTAAACGCCTTTGCTTACGGTAAGATCAAGGCCTTGATTGAAACGCAAAGCATTAAACGCGGCATACGCCTTTATCACGTCAATCCGGCTTATACTTCATTACTGGGGCGGATGAAATATCGCGATCGACACGGTTTCTCAGATCACCATGCTGCCGCGTTAGTGATTGGTCGTCGGCATTATGGCTTTAAAGAAAAGCCGCCAAAACAACTCATTGGTATTAACGCGAAGGGTACCGTTAAGACCGAGCATCCGCCTGTAAGGATGGCGCTCGGGGATTATCAGTATTACAATAAACTTCAGCGTTGGTACCGACCACTCGAAAAATCATTAGATTTTCTGAGCGGTTGGCGTCACTTTCGTCGTGTGAATCGGGTTAGTTACTCCGTCGAGGCTCGCCTTGATGGTAGACCGGGCATGAGTCCCGACTTGGTTCAGGAAAGCTCTACCCTGCTTTCCGCGCACCCTGCGCTGTAGGGATAGGCTTGTTTAAACCTTGAGTAGGTTTAAGTAGGTTTATGAAAACGGTGAACATGTCCCCAATGTTTTGTTGAGCCACTCCGGCAAGCGCGTACTCACCACCGAGTTTGTGGACGCGCAGAGCTTTCAGGTATTTTGTGCCTCAGCCACTCAGGAGGCGCGCAATCGTGCGGGTTTGAATATCTTTAACCATACGATGAACGCGATCTTCAGGCATTGTTATTTCAATGGTGACCCCCATCCGGGTAACTACTTGTTTCACACCGATGGCACGGTCACGTTCCTCGACTTTGGCTGTGTTAAAAAATTCGAGATTGATTTTATCTCCCGCTGGAAGGCGATGGCGAAAACCATTCTGGAGCAACGCAAGGATGAGAATCTTCAGGCAACAGATGCCTTGGGTCTGATTGGCAAGCTGGATAAATTTGATCACGATTTTCATTGGGAAATGATGAATCATGTTTATGGTCCGTTTCTGACAGATGAGCCGTTTACCTTTACTCATGCCCATAACTCGCGCACCAACGATTATATGTTGTGGGAAAACAAAAATAGATTCAGTTCCAGCATGCCTGCGGATTTTTTGTTTATTAATCGACTGCAGTGGGGACTGGCAGCGGTGATGGCTGACCTTGAAGCGCAGAATCTATATGCCCGGCCTTTCAAAGAGGCTGTTTATGCGCAGTCCATTCCTTTGTTTGCTTGGAGAGGTCAGGCAAGTATTTGATGCTAAGATTTTTTTGATGAGTACCAATTTTGCTCATTCTCGTTGCTGTATCTGTCCATATTATGGTAATGCTTTTTTCACATTACAGTACTCAGAATATTGATCAAGACTTTCATAGAACAGGGGAAAACTGTGGGAATTGTAGTTTCTCAACAATCGAAAAAAACGAATAAAAAACAAATCGCCCTTAATAAGTTGTGGCGTTTGGTTCAGAACAAACGCAAAAGTAATGAGCGCCTTGAGCTTGAACTGGATCGATTGATAAGCGCATTTCATGATCGGATTATTCCGGTGGAAAAAGAAATTTTGAATCCTAAACGTATTGTGTTGCTCGAACGATTGATTGTATTTTTTAGCCGCAAGAGTTTGGCTAATTGGCACCGTGACCAGCTTGCGGACTGGATAAAAGAACTGTTGGAACAAGTTGCAATAGTTGATGCTGAAACGGCTGTTAAGTTGAGCCAAGAATATAATCAGGTTGTTGCAAATCATATGGGCCTATCAGTTGAAGAGATGATGGAGGAGTTTGAGCAGCAGCAAAGCGAATTTGAACAAGTGATGGAGCAAGCTACCGAGGCGGCTTTTGAAGCGCAGAGGCAAAAGGATACTAATTTCCACAAGAACGCGTCAGAAAAACCAGATTGCCAGCCAGATATGTTTGGTTTTGATGATTTGAAGGAGAAATGTCAGGGTAACAGTGATTCGGTGGAAGGGGGTGGTGATCAGGAAGATTATGACGCTCGGTCAATGTACGATCGATTTGAGCATCAGGAAAAATTAGATTCCAAGTGGCTACGTACCATGTTCAGAAAAATTGCTCAGGCACTTCACCCTGATAAAGAGCCGGATTCAGAGCGTAAAGATATTAAAAAAGAAATTATGGCTAAGCTGCTTGATGCTCGAGATCAGGAAG contains these protein-coding regions:
- a CDS encoding IS200/IS605 family accessory protein TnpB-related protein, with protein sequence MDTPTKTLTFETRLDLIHEQDAALCQYAELWNQVKFHWFANLQKPKAQQLNRTQFMHEMGMPFSYRVFQGVQQSIKGLIQSYQTNRNNRLVTLDVKIKQLEKTLNKLEKRCDHVAEKGCPQQAKQLRNRLRQKEVKLRRWQQKQTALVAEKQENKTPICFGGRKLLKERQALETGSAIEGWKQRWHEARHREFLLVGSHDESWGCQNAQLSPSEQDDAYQLKLLVPHQLRATFGTTINIDHLQFKHGKAAIAQAVWQNQVKKHDKSIKGQPLSFRFKRDKKGWRLLVSVEVAGPTEQAEWIDDDQGVIGVDVNPDHLAVVELDRNGNPLQHRTFDLPLHYKNDAQRAAIIGDAVRDLMDFAAQQGKAVVIEKLDFQQKKRQYQKQDHPQYARMLNAFAYGKIKALIETQSIKRGIRLYHVNPAYTSLLGRMKYRDRHGFSDHHAAALVIGRRHYGFKEKPPKQLIGINAKGTVKTEHPPVRMALGDYQYYNKLQRWYRPLEKSLDFLSGWRHFRRVNRVSYSVEARLDGRPGMSPDLVQESSTLLSAHPAL
- a CDS encoding FMN-binding glutamate synthase family protein, which codes for MTETLQSLALSIIELATFIFVFIFLAAIVWLIWAYISDIRQKKQAIRRNFPVIGRFRYFFEHLGEFFRQYFFAMDREELPFNRADRSWVYRSAKNVDNTVAFGSTRNISAAGEILFLNCPFPTLEADAVPPSAITFGEGQARQPYTTSSFFNISGMSYGAISKPAVQALSQGAAKAGIWMNTGEGGLSPFHLEGGADIVFQIGTAKYGVRDDQGQLSESRLRSVAAHEAVKMFEIKLSQGAKPGKGGILPAAKVTQEIADIRGIPVGHASISPNGHPEIKSVDDLLNMVHRVREITGKPTGFKFVLGAYGFLETMLKSIHERGLEFAPDFITIDSADGGTGAAPQSLIDYVGLPIKESLPLVVDKLIEYGLRDRIKVICSGKLITPASVAWALCTGADAIVSARGFMFSLGCIQALQCNKNTCPTGITTHDPDLQNGLDPTNKAERVAQYAQKMVHEVGVIAHSCGVREPRELRRYHAHIVGDNSFSTSLELLFPTRSVKPEYDKRK
- a CDS encoding MerR family DNA-binding transcriptional regulator encodes the protein MAEFLSIGAAAFLLGVAVSTLRRWEKESRFFSDFRTPGGHRRKNQRAIA